The DNA window GTCGTGGCCCTTCTCCTgtttcagagaaacaaaaatgattcaCCTTCACcatcagacagggagagaaagagagagagagagagggagagagagatagagagggagagagagagagagagagagagagagagagagagagagagagagagggagagagagagagagagagagtgctgaatACTGAGGACTGAAATCTGAGTAAAATAAATGAAGGCAAATGATTTGGGAAAGGCAGTCTGAGAAATGAgagtctatgtgtatgtgtgtaatctactagtgtatgtgtgtaatctaCCAGTGTACGTGTGTAATCTACCAGTGTATTTATGTAcaccagtgtatgtgtgtaatctaacagtgtatgtatgtaatctaacagtgtgtgtatgtaatctaccagagtatgtgtgtaatctaccagtgtatgtgtgtaatctaccagtgtatgtgtgtaatctaCCAGTGTACGTGTGTAATctaacagtgtatgtgtgtaatctaacagtgtatgtatgtaatctaacagtgtatgtgtgtaatctaccagtgtatgtgtgtaatctaccagtgtatgtgtgtaatctaCCAGTGTACGTGTGTAATCTACCAGTGTACGTGTGTAATCtaccagtgtatgtgtgtaatctaCCAGTGTACGTGTGTAATCtaccagtgtatgtgtgtaatctaACAGTGTACGTGTGTAATCTACCAGTGTACGTGTGTAATctaacagtgtatgtgtgtaatctaccagtgtatgtgtgtaatctaccagtgtatgtgtgtaatctaCCAGTGTACGTGTGTAATCtaccagtgtatgtgtgtaatctaacagtgtatgtgtgtaatctaccagtgtatgtgtgtaatctaacagtgtatgtgtgtaatctaacagtgtatgtgtgtaatctaacagtgtatgtatgtaatgtaatagtgtatgtatgtatgtatgtaatgtaatagTGTATGTAAGCGGTCAGACACCTGGCTTTTGACATATGTGCATTGTGGGACTCACCACGCTTGAACACGAGTCACTCCGAATGTGCAGGAAGAGAAGgcagctacacaaacacaaagagagagggagaggttttCAGATTATTCACATTtttctatacatacacacacacgcacacacacgcacacacgcgtacacacacacacacacacacacacacacacacacacacacacacacacacgtgcgcgcggtCCTACCTGTCGCAGAACTTGGCGGTTGGCCAAAggttttctcctcctccatttgCTTTGCATGTGGGTATCAGCCCCCCCATTGTCAGTGAGACTGTTTCCACATAGATAACGTATCCAATCAGGGGCAGGACCCTAGAGTCACCCAGGGCAagtaccagaaaaacacacacacgcacacacacacacacacacttttagcTTCCAGTTAGAAGAAAactgtgagaggaaaaaaaaactgtgtcactacactcaccacacaaagatgtaaacaacaataaactTCCTCCTGGTACTTCGCAACTAcatcagacagaatgagagacagagagagagagagacagagagagagagagacagagagagagagacagagagagagagagacagagagagagaaagacagagagagagagatgtgagaggaTCTCAGATACATGAATATATTATAAAGACATTCCAGAACAGCAAAATAAATGCTGAACGTGACTTGTTTGACATACACGTGtgtttgacgtgtgtgtgtctgtgtttgttctggcAAGTTCATACACTGTCTTATCATTCCGTGAGAGCTGTAGAAATGTCTCTCCTGTAATAACCTGGACAGCGGTTAGAGTTCACAGaactctgtgtgcatgtgtgtgtgtgtgtgtgtgtgtgtgtgtgtgtgtgtgtgtgtgcgcttgtgtgtgtttgtgtgtgtgtgtgtgtgtgcgcttgtgtgtgtgtgtgtgtgtgtgtgtgtgtgtgtgtgcatatgtgtgtgtgtctgtgtgtgtgtgtgtgtgtgtgtgtgtgcgcttgtgtgtgtttgtgtatgtttgtgtgcgtgtgtgcgcgcgcgtgtgtgtgtgtttgtgtatgtttgtgtgcatgtgtacgtgcgtgtgtgtgtgtgtgtgtgtgtgtgcatgtgtgtgcgtgtgtgcgtatatgtgtgtgtgtgtgtgtgtgtgtgtgtgtgtgtgtgcatgtgtgtgtgtgtgtgtgtgtgtgcttgtgtgtgtttgtgtatgtttgtgtgcgtgtgtgcgcgcgcgcgtgtgtgtgtttgtgtatgtttgtgtgcatgtgtacgtgcgtgtgtgtgtgcgtgtgtgtgtgtgtgtgtgcatgtgtgtgcgtatatgtgtgtgtgtgtgtgtgtatgtgtctgtgctcgctctctcttgttctcctcctttctcaccTGCTCCTCAcatccctcctcttctctctccctccagcccTGTGCAGCATGTGTCGACTGGAAGGCATAAATGATGACCAGCAAGAAAGAGATACAGTAGAatgtctgaaacagagagagagagagagggggggggggggaagtgtTTAGTTACAGTGATGGTTTGTCCAGGTGAATAAGAATCATTCGACATCAGATCATTTGGTTTTATAATATTATAGTTAAGCAGTATATTTCCCTGTGGTAGCACATCACCCCTGTATAACATAACGAATGAGAGTGACTCTGGATGAAAGACCTCAGACATCCCAACAACCTAGGAACATGCCAACTGCTACTGATGTAACAGCACGCCGTTTTTTTGCCACTGATTTGGAACCTGTTCTCTGAGTGATACCTGTTAGAGTGACGAGATGAAAAGCTGTtacattctcttttttccccctgctgaTCTCAAAGAGACTGAGTGTAGTTCAAGTGAAGTGAATTATGACCAAAACTGTACTGATTTACAGCACAGCTAAAGTGAATTGTGAGTGTAACTGTACCAATTTGAAGTAGAGctgaagtgaagtgaattctgagtgTAAATGTACTGATTTGGAACAGAGctgaagtgaagtgaattcgGCATATAGCAGGCTGCCTGAGCTCAGACACTGCTGTACAGGTCGTTTATGACAGACTACAAAAGCATGAATCAGGAGTGACAGTAAGGGACAgagatttctgtctgtgtgtgactgacagagaataaaacagtcataaGGTCAACATCATCAGGCTGTCAGCATACTCTTTTTTATCTTTACAGGGATGACGGAGCACACACAGCTAAGACTCCACTGAATCACCccataaaatgtttgtgtgtgtgtgtatacgtgcgtgagtgtgtgtgtgtgtgtgtgtgtgtgtgagtgtgtgagtgtgtgtgtgtatgagagtgtgtgcgtgtgtgcgtgtgtgtgagtgtgtgagtgtgtgtgagtgtatgagagtgtgtgcgtgtgtgcgtgagtgtgtgagtgtgtgtgtatgtgagtgtgtgtgtgtgtgtgtgtgcgtgtgtgtgtgtgtatgtgtgtgttcttaccagagacagaggcaggagtGTCTCACACACTTTAATGCCATAGGACACTGACATGAAGTTGAGAGCAGTGGTGCTCATGAGGACGGCAGAGGCCAAAAAATCCGCCAGTGCCAACTGAAGCAAAGGTTTAACCTACAACGTCACAACAACGTTCAAATAACACATATGTaacctgtcaaaaacaacagCTTACAAtgtcacatccacacatatgCCATGCAAGGCAAATCAAGACTGCAGAACCTGATTACAACTTCATAAAGAATATAAAACTTCAAGTACAACTTAGAAACAAATTtaaattgacaaatttaaaaaaaatcaagaaatatTGCCTtctaaccaacacacacacacacacacacacacacacacacacacacaccctatgcTCTCTGTTCCCCTAGCTCCTCTGCTGTCTTTGACTCACCTGCTCATTGAGATGTTTTCGTCTGATGATGGACACCACAATAACAGACAGACTGCCAATCAAGCTGAAACAGAAAGTaacccacacatacacgcttTAGCCAAACAGAAACGCACCTTGTCCTCAGTATGTGAACCGAACTATATTATCGGCATTATCAGCTCTCATAAACACATCTGAGTGATGATAGACCAAAGGGGAGGCAATTGACCAACTGACATACAGATGGACCGGAAGTACAAACAGTGAATTATACAAGTTTGCCTCTCCAAATTACAAGAGTACAGCAAAGGCAGAAAGAGGGGCGAGAGACAGGGTCGCTATCCCACGAGCTCGGTGCTGAAACTCGGGGTTATAGGTCGACTGTTGCTGGACAATATGAATACGATTCATCAAGAGCAGCTTTTAAACCAGTGTCTCTGTACTGAGCCAACCACCGAATCACGCCATGGCAAAGATTACAAAAGCCCTCAAAGAGACGCGAATGCAAGGCGCTCTGACGGGCAGCGCAAGTTCCCGGGATGTCTCTTTAAAAAGTCCCCACCCTGCCTTCGCGATTTGTCTCGGCATTTTTAGACACTCGTCTAAAATGTTTTCCTACATCAAACCACAGATGTATCTGCACAAtttgaaacacaaaaaataacttACCTCAGACTGAGTGTCGAGATATAAATTTTCGACAGTGCGTCGATCTGAAAGAGAATGGTGATTATAAAATATTGGAGGCCATATAAAAAGCTACAAGcttcagaaacaaagaaatctaAGTATAGAGTTGAcgagtgtgacacacacacacacacacacacacacacaaacaaacacaaaagaccGGTGATCCATAACCACAAAGTTATTAAATATCTATTTTAAGTAATGACTGACAGTCAAGTTACGagtacattctgttctgttacATAGTAACTTTATCCTGTTCTGTTATGTAATCGTTTTCAGTTAAATCAATTTGATTTACTTTTTACCTGGACTGTAAATTATAAAGAGTTATTTTCACTCAATATTCTAGACACGCAAATAAAAGCGTTAATGATCAAATTTTCAATGCAGTGGAGACTAAGGATGATACCTTCGGGTCAGATAATCCAACACTTGAATTCATAGCGAATTCAAAACAAGTATCGCCAAAAATCCGATGACAGGTTGTGATCACGGCCAAGTGCCGCAGCTTGAATCCACAGGTTGCATGACCAAGTGTGTGGACCTCAATGTTATAATAACAGGCCCAGCCCGCCGTTTGAAAATGGACATTGGACCGAGACTTCGTCATGTGTTCACTGTCTACCTGCCCAGAGAAAGTCACACACCGGCAGGAGGCACTGCATGTACGCACCTAATTACCGCATTTTTTTTAGACCTACAAAGCCTGAAGGCAGGGTTACAGACGACAGAGTGTGGGCAAGGCCACGCATAGAACTATAGCCTACGTCAGACAACTCGTGAtggattcttcttcttcttcttcttcttcctctctcctcctccattaGAGAGCATTCTCTAGAGCAAAAACTGCAAAATCTTGATAATTATGCGtcgaaaaagaaa is part of the Chanos chanos chromosome 13, fChaCha1.1, whole genome shotgun sequence genome and encodes:
- the si:dkey-30c15.2 gene encoding uncharacterized protein si:dkey-30c15.2, which encodes MNSSVGLSDPKIDALSKIYISTLSLSLIGSLSVIVVSIIRRKHLNEQVKPLLQLALADFLASAVLMSTTALNFMSVSYGIKVCETLLPLSLTFYCISFLLVIIYAFQSTHAAQGWREREEEGCEEQLRSTRRKFIVVYIFVWVLPLIGYVIYVETVSLTMGGLIPTCKANGGGENLWPTAKFCDSCLLFLHIRSDSCSSVEKGHDMFIRIFTLISVLSVLTTCTIVYCRLGSWYERYKQTYVFPVEGDGMSRKRLRGICSVSRCMVTIIILCWAPVLLLVSLSFTKIKQEDLFPLYVIQALFVSLHGFLNSIVYAWRRRNFRDAVLGEQLPLLARAFFDQSLSEPS